From the Gallaecimonas kandeliae genome, one window contains:
- a CDS encoding ABC transporter ATP-binding protein has protein sequence MTTTELAVETHGMSRYFGNFKAVSDLSLAIPKGSIYGFLGPNGSGKSTSIRMLTGLLRPSEGKIRVLGENLPGAEEKLRLRFGYMTQKFSLYDSLSVLENLQFVAKIYGFGGRRAKARIDELLALYELAGREKQMAGSMSGGQKQRLALAAATLHKPELLFLDEPTSAVDPENRREFWERLFDLSSAGTTILVSTHYMDEAERCHGLAILENGIKRADGSPEQLMADMGASVVEVAGEDLRVLKKTLTAQPEVLSAAQIGTRLRVLVKQQVADPLAWLEPRVEGRALEAVRPSLEDVFVSCTGGRHVA, from the coding sequence ATGACCACCACAGAGCTGGCCGTGGAAACCCATGGCATGAGCCGCTACTTCGGCAACTTCAAGGCGGTGAGCGACCTGAGCCTCGCCATTCCCAAGGGCAGCATCTACGGCTTCCTGGGCCCCAACGGCAGCGGCAAGTCCACCTCCATCCGCATGCTGACCGGCCTGCTCAGGCCCTCCGAAGGCAAGATCCGAGTGTTGGGGGAAAACCTGCCCGGCGCCGAGGAAAAGCTGCGGCTGCGCTTTGGCTACATGACCCAGAAGTTCTCCCTCTACGACAGCCTGAGCGTGCTGGAGAACCTCCAGTTCGTAGCCAAGATCTACGGCTTCGGCGGCCGCAGGGCCAAGGCCCGCATCGACGAACTGTTGGCCCTCTACGAGCTGGCCGGGCGGGAGAAGCAGATGGCCGGCTCCATGAGCGGTGGCCAGAAACAGCGCCTGGCCCTGGCCGCCGCCACCTTGCACAAGCCCGAGCTGCTGTTCCTGGACGAGCCCACCTCGGCCGTGGATCCTGAGAACCGCCGCGAGTTCTGGGAACGGCTCTTCGACTTGAGCTCCGCCGGCACCACCATCCTGGTGTCCACCCATTACATGGACGAAGCGGAGCGCTGCCATGGCCTGGCCATCCTCGAAAACGGCATCAAGCGCGCCGACGGCTCCCCCGAACAGCTGATGGCAGACATGGGCGCCAGTGTGGTGGAAGTGGCCGGTGAGGATCTGCGGGTGCTGAAAAAGACCCTGACGGCCCAGCCGGAAGTGCTGTCGGCCGCTCAGATTGGCACCAGGCTCAGGGTGCTGGTCAAGCAGCAGGTGGCCGATCCTCTGGCCTGGCTCGAGCCCAGGGTCGAGGGCAGGGCGCTGGAGGCCGTCAGGCCCAGCCTCGAAGACGTCTTTGTCAGCTGCACCGGAGGTCGCCATGTGGCTTAG
- a CDS encoding bifunctional 3-(3-hydroxy-phenyl)propionate/3-hydroxycinnamic acid hydroxylase translates to MLDWENTIRKVPPLLKEIVMKTENASSLPEKVDVLVVGFGPVGAALASLLGRYGVKTLVVEKSPEILLMPRAIALDNEALRILQMAGLNETAFERIEIQEVKMHCPYLGQFARINTSGSIDGHPKLVTFYQPELERALRRQVKEYPCIAVSSGCELVGFEQSDEGVLASIKEDSGQVRQVAARYLVGADGASSKVRHLIGQGFQGQTFTEDWLIVDAKGREGKAIDHVEFLCNPARPVPHMPAPGGRERWEFMLQRGEKKEEMEHPDKIAELLAPWIPREGLTIERKAVYRFHARCCEAFQKGRVFLIGDAAHITPPFVGQGLVAGLRDAANLGWKLAWALSGKATPAILDSYDQERRPHAMKMINLARFMGRLVMPSSKVTAVLIHGLMRMTRLLPSLRRYFEELEMKPANRFDKGLFLQGNKSLPLHRGGQLAQGQVRQGDQVGLSDDFIGDHLALIGFGVDPQEYLDPELRRKWLLAGGRFLEIGRQGQNSETDTLLLEDLNGTFRQEIKKKLVAAVRPDRVVMHTGDGDNTSRVVTDCLTLLKTGNTVQLRKESDAQKTVSHAVPE, encoded by the coding sequence ATGCTGGACTGGGAAAACACAATCCGCAAGGTTCCGCCTTTGTTGAAAGAGATTGTTATGAAAACTGAAAATGCGAGTTCTCTGCCCGAAAAAGTTGATGTCTTAGTCGTTGGCTTTGGGCCTGTTGGTGCAGCCTTGGCCTCCTTGCTTGGCCGTTATGGCGTAAAGACCCTGGTCGTGGAAAAATCACCAGAGATATTACTGATGCCCCGAGCCATAGCGCTGGATAATGAAGCGCTGCGGATCTTGCAGATGGCCGGACTCAACGAGACGGCCTTCGAACGCATTGAAATCCAAGAAGTGAAGATGCACTGCCCCTACCTTGGACAATTTGCTCGCATCAATACGAGCGGCAGCATTGACGGCCATCCTAAACTCGTGACCTTCTACCAGCCCGAACTGGAAAGGGCCCTGCGTCGTCAGGTCAAAGAGTATCCCTGTATCGCCGTTAGCAGCGGCTGTGAGTTGGTTGGTTTTGAACAAAGCGACGAAGGCGTGCTGGCTTCGATTAAGGAGGATTCGGGCCAGGTTCGCCAAGTCGCAGCGCGGTACCTGGTTGGGGCGGATGGCGCCAGCTCAAAAGTCAGGCATCTCATCGGCCAAGGATTCCAAGGGCAAACGTTCACCGAGGATTGGTTAATCGTCGACGCCAAAGGGCGAGAGGGCAAAGCCATAGACCATGTCGAGTTTCTCTGTAACCCAGCCCGACCAGTGCCACATATGCCAGCCCCGGGCGGGCGAGAGCGATGGGAATTCATGCTCCAGCGTGGTGAGAAGAAAGAGGAGATGGAGCACCCCGACAAGATTGCCGAACTGCTGGCCCCTTGGATCCCGCGTGAAGGGTTGACCATTGAACGCAAGGCCGTCTATCGGTTCCACGCCAGGTGCTGTGAAGCTTTCCAGAAAGGGCGTGTCTTTCTGATTGGGGATGCGGCACACATAACCCCTCCCTTTGTGGGGCAGGGGTTGGTGGCGGGGCTTCGCGATGCTGCCAACCTTGGCTGGAAGTTGGCTTGGGCCTTATCCGGTAAGGCGACCCCCGCGATCCTTGACAGCTACGACCAAGAACGGCGGCCACATGCGATGAAGATGATCAACTTGGCTCGATTCATGGGACGGCTGGTCATGCCGAGCAGTAAGGTCACCGCTGTCCTCATACACGGCCTGATGCGTATGACGCGCCTGCTACCTTCTCTGCGCAGATATTTTGAAGAGCTGGAGATGAAGCCAGCCAACCGGTTCGATAAGGGACTGTTTTTGCAAGGCAATAAGTCATTGCCTCTGCATCGGGGCGGGCAGCTCGCTCAGGGCCAGGTTCGCCAAGGCGATCAGGTCGGACTCAGCGATGATTTCATTGGTGACCACCTGGCATTGATCGGGTTCGGCGTAGATCCACAAGAATATCTTGACCCGGAGCTCAGAAGGAAATGGCTGCTTGCCGGAGGACGTTTCCTGGAGATTGGCAGGCAAGGCCAGAACTCAGAGACGGACACTCTTCTGTTGGAGGACTTGAACGGCACTTTCCGCCAGGAAATCAAGAAAAAATTGGTCGCTGCGGTTAGACCCGACAGAGTGGTTATGCATACCGGCGATGGCGATAATACTTCTCGCGTCGTCACCGATTGTCTTACCCTCTTAAAGACCGGGAATACAGTGCAGCTTCGTAAAGAAAGCGACGCTCAGAAAACGGTCTCTCACGCAGTCCCTGAATAG
- a CDS encoding acyl-CoA synthetase, giving the protein MKNGISCLADVLALESLSEELKLPRSTYDAILEGAALAPEAPALSFFLQADSHTRPLTWSYGELVEKIHQTANFFGHLGADTDTVIAYLLPNLPETHWVIWGGQAAGIICAINPLLEPVAIAELLRASGASILVTLAPFPGLDLWPKAQQALQSVPGLRHLVLVNPANLGGVDGVADLVSSELQVHDFNTAIDGQDGQRLQSQRVIQPGDISSYFCTGGTTGTPKLAMRTHRNEVANAWSVVQILGDGVGSGKNFFCGLPLFHVNAVAVTGLVPFSRGAHVILGTPQGYRSNGVIERFWEIVAHHRINFFSGVPTIYSALLNVPVADHRIDSLEYGLCGAAPMPVELLRRFQEGTGLKILEGYGLTEGTCVSSVNPPLGERRAGSIGLRVPGQQMKTVLLDEEGRYVRDCETGEVGLLIISGSNVFAGYKLAEQNQGLWIETQDCRRWLNTGDLGYQDADGYFWLTGRKKELIIRGGHNIDPATIEAPLHRHDAVQVAAAVGRPDAHAGELPVAYVQLKAGAVATEEELLTFVRKQIVERAAIPKFIRIVEEMPLTGVGKIFKPELKRREVTDALTSALLEAGIAVQALSAEDDKARGTTIHVSLECPSQEATASVVLGQFPFHSLIEVISHEVETVDSDIAP; this is encoded by the coding sequence ATGAAGAATGGAATTAGTTGCCTGGCCGATGTCTTGGCCTTGGAGTCTTTGAGCGAGGAATTGAAACTCCCCAGGAGCACCTATGATGCGATCCTTGAGGGGGCTGCACTCGCTCCCGAAGCACCGGCGCTGTCTTTCTTTCTGCAGGCGGATAGCCACACTCGGCCTTTGACCTGGTCCTACGGTGAACTGGTCGAGAAAATCCACCAAACCGCCAATTTCTTTGGGCATTTGGGAGCAGACACAGACACTGTCATCGCCTACCTGCTGCCCAACCTTCCCGAAACCCACTGGGTGATTTGGGGAGGCCAGGCCGCCGGGATAATTTGTGCCATAAACCCGCTGTTGGAGCCGGTGGCCATTGCCGAACTCCTGCGCGCATCCGGTGCCAGCATATTGGTCACCCTGGCGCCCTTTCCTGGCCTAGATCTCTGGCCCAAAGCGCAACAAGCGCTGCAAAGCGTTCCTGGTTTGCGCCACCTGGTGCTCGTCAACCCGGCGAACCTGGGGGGCGTCGATGGCGTTGCGGACCTTGTTTCCAGCGAACTGCAGGTACACGACTTCAATACGGCCATTGATGGCCAGGACGGACAAAGGCTGCAAAGCCAGCGCGTCATCCAACCGGGGGACATCTCTTCCTACTTTTGCACTGGTGGCACCACAGGCACTCCGAAGCTCGCCATGCGGACCCACCGCAACGAGGTGGCCAACGCCTGGAGCGTGGTTCAAATCTTGGGTGATGGGGTCGGCAGCGGTAAGAACTTTTTTTGCGGTTTGCCCCTGTTCCATGTCAACGCCGTAGCCGTCACAGGGCTGGTTCCCTTTTCAAGGGGGGCACACGTCATACTGGGTACCCCACAGGGGTACCGTAGCAACGGCGTGATCGAACGATTCTGGGAAATCGTGGCGCACCATCGCATCAATTTTTTCAGCGGTGTCCCAACCATCTATTCCGCCTTGTTGAACGTCCCTGTCGCCGATCATCGTATCGACTCGCTGGAATACGGTCTCTGCGGTGCGGCTCCCATGCCGGTGGAATTGCTCCGCCGCTTCCAGGAAGGCACCGGTCTCAAAATACTGGAGGGATACGGCCTGACCGAAGGCACCTGTGTCAGCAGCGTCAACCCGCCTTTGGGAGAGCGGCGCGCCGGCTCGATAGGGCTGCGGGTACCCGGCCAGCAGATGAAAACCGTGCTCCTGGATGAGGAAGGCCGCTATGTCCGTGACTGCGAAACTGGAGAGGTCGGTCTGCTGATCATTTCCGGTTCCAATGTATTTGCCGGCTACAAGCTGGCCGAACAAAACCAGGGGTTGTGGATTGAGACCCAAGACTGTCGGCGCTGGCTGAATACCGGGGACCTGGGGTACCAGGACGCCGACGGCTATTTCTGGCTGACGGGCCGAAAGAAGGAACTCATCATCCGGGGTGGACACAACATCGATCCCGCCACCATCGAAGCGCCACTGCATCGCCATGACGCAGTGCAAGTCGCAGCAGCCGTTGGCCGACCAGACGCTCATGCAGGTGAACTGCCCGTGGCTTACGTCCAGCTCAAGGCGGGTGCCGTTGCAACAGAGGAAGAGCTGCTGACTTTCGTCAGAAAACAGATAGTCGAGCGGGCGGCCATACCCAAGTTCATCAGGATCGTTGAGGAAATGCCCTTGACCGGCGTTGGCAAGATCTTCAAGCCCGAGCTCAAGCGGCGTGAAGTGACAGACGCCCTGACCTCGGCTCTCCTTGAGGCAGGCATCGCTGTGCAGGCGCTGTCAGCCGAAGACGACAAGGCTCGAGGAACCACCATTCATGTCTCGCTGGAATGTCCTTCTCAAGAGGCGACAGCCTCGGTTGTGTTGGGGCAGTTCCCATTTCACTCCCTTATCGAGGTGATATCGCATGAGGTTGAAACAGTCGATAGCGATATAGCGCCATAG
- a CDS encoding fumarylacetoacetate hydrolase family protein, which yields MALHIVRFRHHQQVRWGFNHESGVRPLPIPCTTTAELLAIGYAGVEDILDRAGAPIAHEEVELLSPITAPTKVLCQGANYRQHMIDSGMDPDAKKFNMFFTKSAASITAPTGWVVKPKPVQLLDYELELTLVLGKRTQGPVDVNSVNLHEYVAGICIGNDFSARDIQIPQMQFHKGKSYRTFCPLGPVLCLLDRDEMRYLDEMQLMLTVNGERRQFDSTANLVFKPAETLTEFSRIHDFEPGDVLMTGTPSGCALGLPSPLLVRLLGLLPEEKKWALFLKAQKRRRQYLKVGDKVESCIASHDGRINLGMQRHEIGGEA from the coding sequence ATGGCCCTTCATATCGTTCGTTTTCGTCATCATCAGCAGGTTCGCTGGGGCTTCAACCATGAGTCAGGTGTGCGGCCTCTCCCTATTCCCTGTACCACCACGGCTGAGTTATTGGCGATCGGTTATGCCGGAGTAGAAGACATCCTCGATCGCGCCGGGGCGCCAATTGCTCATGAGGAGGTCGAACTCCTCAGTCCCATCACTGCGCCTACCAAGGTTCTCTGCCAGGGTGCCAACTATCGCCAGCACATGATTGATTCGGGCATGGATCCGGACGCCAAGAAATTCAACATGTTCTTCACCAAGTCAGCGGCGTCCATCACGGCTCCAACTGGCTGGGTCGTCAAGCCTAAGCCTGTGCAACTGCTGGACTATGAGCTGGAGCTGACCTTGGTGCTTGGAAAGAGAACCCAAGGTCCGGTCGACGTCAACTCCGTCAATCTTCATGAGTACGTCGCCGGTATTTGCATTGGCAACGACTTCTCGGCCCGCGACATCCAGATACCGCAAATGCAATTCCATAAGGGCAAGAGCTACCGCACTTTCTGTCCTCTGGGGCCTGTACTGTGCCTGCTTGACCGCGATGAAATGCGATACCTCGACGAGATGCAGCTGATGCTGACCGTCAATGGCGAACGTCGCCAATTCGACAGCACCGCCAATCTCGTTTTCAAACCGGCAGAAACGCTGACCGAGTTTTCGCGCATTCATGACTTCGAACCAGGAGACGTGCTGATGACGGGGACACCCTCTGGCTGCGCCCTGGGCTTGCCGTCGCCGTTGCTGGTAAGGCTGCTGGGCTTGTTACCGGAGGAAAAGAAATGGGCCTTGTTCCTCAAAGCGCAAAAACGGCGTCGGCAGTACTTGAAGGTCGGGGACAAGGTTGAATCCTGCATTGCCAGCCATGATGGCCGTATCAACCTAGGTATGCAGCGCCATGAGATCGGAGGCGAAGCCTGA
- a CDS encoding ABC transporter permease → MWLRIGAILFKEFKQLARDRMTFAMIVMIPLAQLMLFGYAINTDVRHLPAGLVDLSDSSYSRALTQAVAATQVVDFTKTYHSSKEAEAAITRGEVKAVLYLPPDLGERLLHHPGASGGHYLARPVGQWLVDGSDTMVAGAIKSLRQMPLDEVMGFEATRAVPSLEVVQYFNPEQRTVVNIVPGLLGVILTMTMVLFTSAAIVREREQGNMEFLITTPVRPLELMLGKIAPYVLVGFIQVGIILGTGHWLFAVPIRGGLDSLALASFLFICASLTLGLVISTLAQTQLQAMQMTVFILLPSILLSGFMFPYEAMPVAAQWIAEVLPATHFMRMVRAIVLRDAEVVQLRFDSLWLLGFTALGLLVATLKFSKRLD, encoded by the coding sequence ATGTGGCTTAGGATAGGTGCCATCCTCTTCAAGGAATTCAAACAGTTGGCTCGGGATCGCATGACCTTCGCCATGATAGTGATGATCCCGCTCGCCCAGCTGATGCTGTTTGGCTACGCCATCAACACCGACGTGCGCCACCTGCCGGCCGGCCTGGTGGATCTCAGCGACTCCAGCTACAGCCGGGCCCTGACCCAGGCCGTGGCAGCCACCCAGGTGGTGGACTTCACCAAGACCTATCACAGCAGCAAGGAGGCAGAGGCGGCCATCACCCGTGGCGAGGTGAAAGCCGTACTCTACCTGCCGCCGGATCTGGGGGAGCGGCTGCTCCATCATCCCGGCGCCAGCGGCGGCCACTACCTGGCCAGACCCGTCGGCCAATGGCTGGTGGACGGCTCCGACACCATGGTGGCGGGGGCCATCAAATCATTGCGGCAGATGCCCCTGGACGAGGTGATGGGCTTCGAGGCGACCCGCGCCGTGCCCAGCCTGGAGGTGGTGCAGTACTTCAACCCCGAGCAGCGCACCGTGGTCAACATAGTGCCGGGGCTCTTGGGGGTGATCCTCACCATGACCATGGTGCTTTTCACCTCGGCGGCCATAGTGCGGGAGCGGGAGCAGGGCAACATGGAGTTCCTGATCACCACCCCTGTCCGGCCCCTGGAGCTGATGCTGGGCAAAATAGCGCCCTATGTGCTGGTGGGCTTCATCCAGGTGGGGATCATCCTCGGCACCGGCCACTGGCTGTTCGCCGTGCCCATCCGTGGCGGCCTGGATTCCCTGGCCCTGGCCTCCTTCCTCTTCATCTGCGCCAGCTTGACCCTGGGCCTGGTGATCTCCACCCTGGCCCAGACCCAGCTCCAGGCCATGCAGATGACGGTCTTCATACTGCTGCCGTCCATACTGCTGTCGGGCTTCATGTTCCCCTATGAGGCCATGCCTGTGGCCGCCCAGTGGATAGCGGAAGTGCTGCCGGCCACCCACTTCATGCGCATGGTGCGCGCCATAGTGCTGCGGGACGCCGAGGTGGTGCAGCTGCGCTTCGATTCCCTCTGGTTGTTGGGCTTCACCGCCCTGGGCCTCTTGGTGGCGACCTTGAAGTTCAGCAAGCGGCTCGACTGA
- a CDS encoding HlyD family secretion protein gives MRVVLVLGLLMLCACSDGGDRVFGTVERDRLTLTAPVGDLVAAVAVSEGQQVKAGQVLLQLDDTAAKARVGQAQAELARAKAALEELTNGARAEELAQARAALDGALATLIEARQQYERTERLFKSHVLTQDDLDKAKAGRDKALAGRDQAAQHLKELENGTRQEQLRQAEAQVAATQAQLDEANKALKDLTLVAGKDAVVDVLPWRAGDRVAAGTQLVSLVATDRPYVRAYLPATDLTKVKVGDKLQLKVDGQQDTLTGVVRNIRSQPAFTPYYALNERDRARLMYLTDIDLGAEGAKLPTGLALEVVLP, from the coding sequence ATGAGAGTAGTACTGGTATTGGGCCTGCTGATGCTCTGCGCCTGCTCGGATGGCGGTGACAGGGTGTTCGGCACTGTGGAGCGCGACCGCCTGACCCTGACGGCACCGGTGGGCGATCTGGTCGCTGCCGTGGCCGTCAGCGAAGGCCAACAGGTCAAGGCCGGCCAGGTGCTGTTGCAGCTGGACGACACCGCGGCCAAGGCCAGGGTCGGCCAGGCCCAAGCCGAACTGGCCAGGGCCAAGGCGGCCCTGGAGGAGTTGACCAACGGCGCCAGGGCCGAGGAGCTTGCCCAGGCCAGGGCCGCCTTGGATGGTGCCCTGGCAACCCTCATCGAGGCGCGCCAGCAGTATGAGCGCACCGAACGTCTCTTCAAGAGCCACGTCCTCACCCAGGACGACCTCGACAAGGCCAAGGCCGGCAGGGACAAGGCCCTGGCTGGGCGCGACCAGGCCGCCCAGCACCTCAAGGAGCTGGAAAACGGTACCCGCCAGGAGCAGCTGCGCCAGGCCGAAGCCCAGGTGGCCGCTACCCAGGCACAACTGGATGAGGCCAACAAAGCCCTCAAGGATCTGACCCTGGTGGCCGGCAAGGATGCCGTGGTGGACGTGCTGCCCTGGCGCGCCGGCGACAGGGTGGCCGCCGGTACCCAACTGGTCAGCCTGGTGGCGACGGACAGGCCCTATGTACGCGCCTACCTGCCCGCCACCGATCTCACCAAGGTGAAAGTGGGCGACAAGCTCCAGTTGAAGGTGGACGGCCAGCAAGACACCCTGACCGGGGTGGTGCGCAACATCCGCAGCCAGCCGGCCTTCACCCCCTATTACGCCCTCAACGAGCGTGACAGGGCGCGGCTGATGTACCTCACCGACATCGACCTCGGTGCAGAGGGCGCCAAGCTGCCCACAGGCCTGGCCCTTGAGGTGGTGCTGCCATGA
- a CDS encoding ATP-binding protein, protein MDALRILYLEDNADDVFFVTRALKEHQLNPDIIHVTSEKEFVAAIDSRPPDMILSDHGLPGFSCDNALALAQSRCPEAAFVILSGAPNLANIAEQLQGQIYGVVSKNHLEDLVTLVRDFQAKNGASPQAMRRLVDAVQALSLARDLDTIMSIVRLVARELTGADGATFVLRDGDQCHYAEENAISPLWKGMRFPMSACISGWVMLNRQTACIEDIYADPRIPGDAYKPTFVKSLVMVPIRTEAPIGAIGNYWAKTHKATDAEIELLQALANTTAVAMENVQVYQELESRVETRTRQLAEANKDLKAFSYTVSHDLQAPLRAVKGFSKLLTKEMAGLLDKDAQFYLQRIISESDRMEGLIEDMLQLSQLSQAELDCRPANLGSLAADIITRLQSRDPEREVVFENYDDELVECDVGLITIMLENLLANAWKYSAKKDRARIAFSSKAGPDDTVEYALRDNGAGFDMQYADKLFAPFQRLHDNSEFEGTGIGLATVQRIISKHGGTIRAEGAPGQGATFYFRLPRQQSR, encoded by the coding sequence ATGGACGCACTTCGCATTCTCTACCTTGAAGACAATGCCGATGATGTCTTCTTCGTCACCAGGGCGTTGAAAGAGCATCAATTAAACCCGGACATCATCCACGTCACGTCCGAAAAGGAGTTCGTTGCCGCTATTGATAGCCGCCCTCCGGACATGATCCTCTCCGATCACGGCTTGCCCGGCTTCAGCTGCGACAACGCCTTGGCTCTGGCCCAATCCCGATGCCCAGAAGCCGCCTTTGTGATCCTGTCGGGAGCGCCCAACCTGGCCAACATCGCTGAACAGCTGCAAGGGCAGATTTATGGTGTGGTTTCGAAAAACCACCTCGAAGATCTGGTAACCCTGGTCCGTGATTTCCAAGCGAAAAACGGCGCTTCCCCCCAGGCAATGAGGCGGCTGGTGGACGCGGTTCAGGCGCTGTCCCTGGCCCGGGACCTCGATACCATCATGTCCATAGTGCGGCTGGTCGCCCGCGAACTGACCGGGGCCGATGGAGCCACCTTCGTGTTGCGCGACGGCGACCAATGTCACTACGCCGAAGAAAACGCCATCTCGCCCTTATGGAAGGGGATGCGCTTCCCCATGTCGGCCTGTATCAGCGGCTGGGTGATGCTCAACCGGCAAACGGCCTGCATCGAAGATATCTACGCGGACCCGCGCATTCCCGGTGACGCCTACAAGCCCACTTTTGTGAAAAGCCTGGTGATGGTGCCCATACGCACAGAGGCACCCATCGGCGCCATCGGCAACTACTGGGCAAAGACACATAAGGCGACCGACGCCGAAATCGAACTGCTCCAGGCACTGGCCAATACCACGGCCGTTGCCATGGAAAACGTCCAGGTCTACCAGGAGCTCGAGAGCCGCGTCGAAACCCGCACCAGGCAACTGGCTGAAGCGAACAAGGATCTCAAGGCCTTTTCCTATACCGTCTCACACGACTTGCAGGCGCCGCTTCGGGCCGTCAAAGGTTTCAGCAAGCTGCTGACCAAGGAAATGGCAGGGCTCCTGGACAAGGATGCGCAATTTTATCTTCAGCGCATCATCTCGGAGAGCGACAGGATGGAGGGGCTTATCGAGGACATGTTGCAGCTGTCCCAGCTCAGCCAAGCCGAACTGGACTGTCGCCCGGCCAACCTAGGGAGTCTGGCCGCCGACATCATTACCCGTCTGCAAAGCCGGGACCCCGAGCGTGAGGTCGTGTTCGAGAACTACGACGATGAGCTGGTGGAATGTGACGTCGGCCTTATCACCATAATGCTGGAAAACCTCTTGGCCAACGCCTGGAAATATTCCGCCAAGAAGGACAGGGCGCGGATCGCGTTCTCATCCAAGGCCGGGCCGGACGACACCGTCGAGTATGCGCTGCGGGATAATGGCGCCGGCTTTGACATGCAGTACGCGGACAAGCTCTTTGCGCCGTTCCAGCGCCTGCACGACAACAGCGAATTCGAAGGTACCGGCATAGGCCTGGCGACTGTCCAGCGCATCATCAGCAAACATGGCGGCACCATCAGGGCCGAGGGCGCCCCAGGACAAGGGGCGACCTTTTACTTCAGGCTGCCGCGCCAGCAATCTCGGTAA
- a CDS encoding VOC family protein — protein sequence MTQLKTGQPARHPAPRVKAKRLAYLIFERPDLDEAQRFLEDFGLKAAAQTSDTLYMRGTDSTPFCYCVKLGKKARFLGFGLEVDSREDLELLRTLAGASCITTAPFPGGGEVVSLSDPSGFRVDAIHGQQQVSPLAHRAELPLNFDEQRRRINDTQRPPVAAPEVLRLGHVVLEVADFQATCAWYTELFGFIPSDVQLLPDGSPAVVFMRLDLGASPADHHTLAIAQGFFPTYSHSAFELVDADAVGMGQRVLRERGWKHAWGIGRHILGSQIFDYWQDPWGAKHEHYCDGDLFTSDVPMGVHPVSREAMAQWGQTMPASFTRPKLTIAALSGLVKSLRRSPDLTLKKLMTLAKLFG from the coding sequence ATGACTCAACTCAAGACAGGACAGCCGGCAAGACACCCGGCTCCGAGAGTCAAGGCGAAACGACTGGCCTATTTGATCTTTGAAAGGCCCGACCTGGATGAAGCCCAGCGCTTTCTTGAAGATTTCGGGTTGAAAGCAGCAGCACAAACGTCCGACACCTTGTACATGCGTGGTACCGACAGCACGCCTTTCTGCTACTGCGTGAAACTCGGGAAGAAAGCGCGTTTCCTCGGCTTCGGACTAGAAGTCGATTCGCGAGAAGACCTTGAGTTGCTGCGTACCCTGGCTGGTGCTTCCTGCATAACGACAGCGCCTTTTCCTGGTGGAGGCGAGGTGGTGAGCCTGTCCGACCCTTCCGGTTTCAGGGTCGACGCCATTCACGGCCAGCAGCAGGTCAGTCCGCTGGCTCATCGCGCTGAATTGCCGTTGAACTTTGACGAGCAGCGCAGGCGCATCAACGACACCCAGCGACCTCCGGTGGCCGCACCTGAGGTATTAAGGCTTGGGCACGTGGTGCTCGAGGTAGCGGATTTTCAAGCGACCTGCGCCTGGTACACAGAGCTGTTCGGCTTCATTCCAAGTGATGTGCAGCTTCTACCCGATGGTTCTCCGGCCGTGGTCTTCATGCGCCTCGACCTGGGTGCTTCGCCCGCCGATCACCATACCTTGGCCATTGCCCAGGGATTCTTTCCGACCTACAGCCACAGCGCATTCGAGCTGGTGGATGCCGACGCCGTCGGCATGGGGCAACGTGTGCTGCGCGAACGGGGTTGGAAACATGCATGGGGTATAGGGCGGCACATCTTAGGCAGCCAGATCTTCGATTACTGGCAGGACCCTTGGGGGGCCAAGCATGAACATTATTGTGACGGTGATCTATTCACCTCCGATGTCCCTATGGGTGTCCACCCAGTGAGTCGGGAAGCCATGGCTCAGTGGGGGCAAACCATGCCTGCCAGTTTCACCAGACCCAAGTTGACTATCGCTGCCCTGAGCGGCTTGGTGAAAAGCCTGCGCCGCAGCCCTGACCTTACCCTTAAAAAGCTCATGACCCTTGCCAAGCTGTTTGGTTGA